The Candidatus Deferrimicrobiaceae bacterium genomic sequence CGGAAGACGGTGGGCGCGAAGGGGCTGGCCGACGCCGCCGAGTTCGGCCGCATCTTCCTCGCCTCCGCGGCGGTCGCCGTGCTGGGGAGCACCCTGTTGCCGGGTGCCGCGTGGTTGCCCGACTGGACAACCGTGACGGGCGCCCTGCTCCGGATCTCTGCGGTGGGCGTCCTGGTGGTCGTCGCCGTCTTCGCGGTGGCGTTCGCGCTGGGCAGCACGACCGTCCATGGCATCCACCGGCTGAAGGACCTCATACGCCCGCCGGCCACCGGGGCGTAACGTGCCCGGTCACCCCGCGCCGGCGTTCAGCCGTTTCCGCCGCTCGGCATAGTCGGGCATGTAGCGGCCCACCATCCGCCAGAACTTCGGCCCGTGGCTCTTCACCTTGAAGTGGCACAGCTCGTGGACCACGACGTAGTCGATGCAGTCGACCGGCGCCTGGACGAGCCAGAGGTTGAGGTTGATCCGCCCCTGCAACGAACAACTCCCCCAACGCGAGGTCATCTTCCGGATGCGCAGCTCCGGGTACGAAATCCCCTCCCCCGCCAGCAACCGGTGACCGGCCGCCAACCGCTCCCCGAACACGACCTCGGCCTGTTCCCGATACCAACGGTCGAGCTGGTGTCGCACGCGCTCGGGCGTCGGCGCCATCCGCGTCGTCACGCAGAGACAGCCGACCAGCAGCTCGACGGCGTCGGACCGGCCGTGCGCGGCCACCAGCCGGTATTCCTGGCCGAGATAGCGGTGCATTTCCCCGGAGTGGTAAGCGGGAGGGTCCTTTTTCGGAGGGCGTTGCTCGAAGTGGCGGCGCGCCTTCCCGATCCAGGCGGCGCGTGCGTGGACGAAGGTGCGGATGTTCGAGAGGGAGACGCGCAAAGGCGCGCGGACGACGACCGAGCGATCCGGGTGCACGGTGATCCCGACGGTCCGGCGCTTGGTGCGGAAGATAACGTATGGCACTTCGTCGGCGTCGCAGACGATCGTGCCGCCGCCCGCCTCGAACTGGTCTGTTTTCGGCATTCCTTCTCGACCGCGCTTTTTTGTGGAAACGCCCGCTAGAGCGTGACGAAGGTCCGCCCGCCGCCCAGCGCCTCCGCGAGCGCGGCACGGTCGAGCACGTTGCGGCCGATGTTGCAGTCGCGTCGCCCGAAAAGCGACTTGGTGCCGCCGATGATCGGGACGTGCGCGAGCTCGATCCGACGGGTGCGCAGGAACATCAGCTTCTTGCCTAGTTGGCGACCCTTGAGCAGCATGAGCGCCAGCCACACCTTCTTCGCGCGGCCGCGGCAGACGACGCCGACGATCCGGACCGGATCGGTCGTGCCGCGCGCCACATGGCGGCGAACTTCCGACAAGGCCGCCGAGGTGGACCGGGCGACGACCACCACATAGCCGTTTGCATCGGCCAGGGCGGACGCCATCGCCAGCTCCTCCCTCGAAAGGCAGAACGGAAGGAGCAGGATCTTCTTCAACCGGCCCCTACTTTGCGGAAAGCGCGGCGTTGAGCTCCCGAACGACCTGCTTCGGGTCGAGCCCCTTGTGCCAGGCGGTGTAGACGATCGTTTCCCTCTGGTTCGACTTGCATTGCAGGCAGGTCGGCCCGAACAGCACGCTCACCTTGTCGCGCACCGCCGGGTATTTCTGCAGCACGTCGCCGACGAACATCTCGGCCTTGATCGGCCCTTCCTTCGCCATCTTTAGAAGCCCCCCCTTGCCCGCATCGAAGCGGAACGTCCATTATACCGCACCCATCTTTGCGGCCCCCGGCGATCGGCTGCCTTACGCCCGGTCGTAGTGCGAGAACGTCATGACGAACGTGGCCCGACCCTGGGTCAGCGAGCGCAGCGCGGTCGCGTAGCCGAACATCTCGCGCAGCGGCACCTTGGCGGACAGGAGCGTCGCGTCGTCCCGGCGATCGACGAAGGACAGGTGCCCGTGCCGGGCATTGAGGTCGCCGATCACGCCCCCCGAAAATTCGTCGGGCACGGTGATCTCGACCGCCATCACCGGCTCGAGCAGGTAGGGCTTCCCCTTCCCGAACGCCTCGGAAAAAGCCATGACGGCCGCGACCTTGGCCGCCTGCGGCATCGGCGTGCCGGAGAAGAACTCGACGCGGAGGACGTCGACCGAGACGTCGTCGACCGGGTAACCGGCGACGCCGGAATAGAGCCCCTCGCGAATTCCCGCCTCGACGGCCGCCGCCACCTCGGGCTGGATGCCTGCTAGCGCCGCCGGATCGCCCACCCGCACGCCGCTCCCCCGAATCGCCGGCGCGACCGACAGGGCGACCGCGACCCCGACCTGCCGCTCGGCGATCTCGCGCTCGAAGCGCGCCTCGGCCTCGGCGGGCTGGCCGACCGTCTCGCGACAAAGCACCTGCGGGTTGCCGGTACGCACCTCGAGCCCGTGCTCGCGCCGCAGCCGGTCGAGCAGCACGTCGAGATGCAGCTCGCCCATGCCGGAAAGGATCATCTGCCCGGTATCGGCGTCCTCGCGCGTCTCGACGGTCGGATCCTCGTCGGCCATCTGCTCCAGCAGCTCCTTCAGCCGGTCCATCTCTCGCACCGTCTTCGGCTCGACCACGATCGAGACGACGGGCTTTCGGATGTCGATCGATTCCAGCAGCAGCGGCGCGGAAGGATCGCACAGCGTGTCGCCCGTTCCCGCGTTGCGGATGCCGCGCGCGGCCACGATGTCGCCCGCGACCGCCTTCTCGATCCGCTCATTCTTGCCGGCGTGCATGCGGAACAGCCGGGACACCTTTTCCTCGGTGCCCGTCGCTGCGTTGCGCAGCGTGTCGCCCTCGGACACTGTGCCGGAGTAGATGCGCAGGTAGACGGTACGGCGCCCCTCCTCCATCACGACCTTGAACACCAGCGCGGAAAAGGGGGCCGAAGCCGACGGCAGCCGCGTGACACGCTCGCCGCTACGCGGGTCGGTTCCCTCGACGGGCGGCGCGTCCTGCGGCGCGGGAAGATAGTGGACGACCCCGTCCATCGCGGGCTGGACGCCCCGGTTGCGGAGCGCGGAGCCGGCGAACACGGGGAAGATGCGCGACGCGAGCGTTCCCTTGCGTATGGCCTCCCGCAGCAATCCGGACGGAACGTCTTCCCCGGCCAGGAACTTCTCGGCCACGGCGTCGTCGAAATCGGCGGCGGCCTCGACCAGCGCCTCCCGGTAGGCGAACACCGCCTGCAGCTCCGAAACGGAGAGGGGCGACCGGACCACGCCTGCCCCCTGGCTCTTCTCGTCGAAGTCGACCCGTTCCATCGTGACGAGGTCGGCCACGGCGCGGAACGCATCGCCTTCGAAGATCGGCACCGTGAGGGGGACGCCGTGGGCCGACAGCTTTTCGGCCATCTGGGCGACCACCCGGTCGAAATCGGCCCCGGGCCGGTCGAGCTTGTTGACGAAGGCCAGCCGCGGGACGCCGTGCCGGCTCGCCTGCCGCCAAACCACCTCGGACTGCGGCTCGACGCCGGCCACGCCGCAGAAGACGGCGATCGCCCCGTCGAGCACGCGAAGAGACCGCTCGACCTCGATCGTGAAGTCGACGTGCCCCGGCGTGTCGATCAGGTGGATGTCGGCGCCCAGCCAAGGGAAATGGGTGACCGCGGCGACGATCGTGATGCCGCGCTCGCGCTCCTGCGGCAGGTAGTCCATCTGGGTGTCGCCGTCGTGCACCTCGCCCATCCGGTGCGTCACGCCCGCGTAGAAGAGCATCCGCTCGGTGAAGGTGGTCTTCCCGGCGTCGATGTGGGCGATGACGCCG encodes the following:
- the fusA gene encoding elongation factor G, encoding MAAAASKVRNIGVIAHIDAGKTTFTERMLFYAGVTHRMGEVHDGDTQMDYLPQERERGITIVAAVTHFPWLGADIHLIDTPGHVDFTIEVERSLRVLDGAIAVFCGVAGVEPQSEVVWRQASRHGVPRLAFVNKLDRPGADFDRVVAQMAEKLSAHGVPLTVPIFEGDAFRAVADLVTMERVDFDEKSQGAGVVRSPLSVSELQAVFAYREALVEAAADFDDAVAEKFLAGEDVPSGLLREAIRKGTLASRIFPVFAGSALRNRGVQPAMDGVVHYLPAPQDAPPVEGTDPRSGERVTRLPSASAPFSALVFKVVMEEGRRTVYLRIYSGTVSEGDTLRNAATGTEEKVSRLFRMHAGKNERIEKAVAGDIVAARGIRNAGTGDTLCDPSAPLLLESIDIRKPVVSIVVEPKTVREMDRLKELLEQMADEDPTVETREDADTGQMILSGMGELHLDVLLDRLRREHGLEVRTGNPQVLCRETVGQPAEAEARFEREIAERQVGVAVALSVAPAIRGSGVRVGDPAALAGIQPEVAAAVEAGIREGLYSGVAGYPVDDVSVDVLRVEFFSGTPMPQAAKVAAVMAFSEAFGKGKPYLLEPVMAVEITVPDEFSGGVIGDLNARHGHLSFVDRRDDATLLSAKVPLREMFGYATALRSLTQGRATFVMTFSHYDRA
- a CDS encoding SprT family zinc-dependent metalloprotease, with the protein product MPKTDQFEAGGGTIVCDADEVPYVIFRTKRRTVGITVHPDRSVVVRAPLRVSLSNIRTFVHARAAWIGKARRHFEQRPPKKDPPAYHSGEMHRYLGQEYRLVAAHGRSDAVELLVGCLCVTTRMAPTPERVRHQLDRWYREQAEVVFGERLAAGHRLLAGEGISYPELRIRKMTSRWGSCSLQGRINLNLWLVQAPVDCIDYVVVHELCHFKVKSHGPKFWRMVGRYMPDYAERRKRLNAGAG